A segment of the Bacteroidales bacterium genome:
TGTTCTTACCTACATTAATGTCTGCAATATCAATGGAGAGAATCTCGAAAGCCGTTCCAGCATCAAGTCCACGAGCTAGAACTACCTTGGATATTTTATCCGGATTCTCCATCACTTCTTTATGGTTTTCACTGCTACCAATAGCTGTAACTATACCTTCACCAACCCGGGCAATGATGGTTTCCTCACCAGCCCCACCAACCAGCTGTTTAATATTGGCACGTACAGTAATTCGAGCAAAAACTATCAACTGAATACCATCCTTTGCCACCGCCGTCACCGCTGGAGTACTGATCACTTTTGGATTTACACTCATCTGCACTGCTTCAAAAACATCACGACCCGCCAAATCAATAGCAGCAGCAGCCTTAAAATCAAGTGGAATATTTGCTTTATCCGCTGATATAAGAGCTCGAACCACATTCTTAACACGACCCCCCGCCAGGTAATGAGCCTCTAGTTCATCTCTATTTAATTTAATCCCAGCCTTCCACGACGTAATCATGGCATCCACAATTACACGAGGTGGCACTTTACGCCATCTCATTAAAATAAGCTGAATCAGAGAAATTCGAACACCAGAAATTAAAGCATTGAACCACAGCCCAATAGGAATTAAATAAAAAAACAACCACAACAACACCAGAATTCCCAGAATCATCAAAAGAATGGGACCAGTTTCAGATTTCAATAAAATGAATAAAACTTCCATTTTTTACTCTTTTTTTAATGGTTCTACATAAATTTTATATCCTTCAATCTTGACAATCTTAACAGAAACATTTTTTTCAACAAACTCGCCAGAGGAGTGAACTTCCATGATTTCATTACGAATTAGAGCTTTACCAGAAGGAGTTAATTTCGAAACCGTAACACCAATGTCTCCCACCTCGACAACATTGTTAACCTCATTAACTTTGCTGTCAATAGCATTATTCAAAGCAATTCTATTCCACGTTTTTGATTTCATGACAAAATACATAAGTACAACAAAAGCCACAAGTGTAGAAATCAGCGTAATATGGCCAGCTTCAGTTCCGTATACTTTATAAGACTGATAAACACCAATTAAAATCGATATAGCACCTAGTATACCTGCTACAAAACCTGGCAAAATCAAAAATTCCAGAATGAGCAACAACATCCCAAGTACGATCAAAAAAATGATAGCCGTCCATGTCATGATCATTCAATTTTAGAACTGAGGTTACATGATCTTAATTCTTCTTGATATTGACTTAGCAACTCAGGCGAACCTGTTTTTAAGATGCATGTACCTCTCAAATGAGTGATTAAAGTAATTTGATATGCTTGTTCCTCCGAAAATTCAAAAATACTCATCAAACATTCTAAGACATATTCAAACGTATTGACGTTGTCATTGATTAGATATAATGATCTGATCGCTTCTTTATCTTGATTTTGTTCGAGCTTTTTTCTTTTTTCAATTACCACGTTTCGAAATTGTTTTACAAAAATAAAACTTTTTACTTAATCAAAAAAAATTTATAAAAGATATTGTTTTAATATATTCAAAGTATTATTTTCGTATAAATCTATACGTAATGGTTCCTCTTTGAATTTCGGGTGCATCTTCGTCTTTGTTAAATCTGGCCTTAAGTGCTGCCTCCTTAGCAAGATCCCAAAGAGGACCTGGTTTTGCTGTTGTTCCCACTGCACCAGGTTCTGCACGAGTAACGTTACCATCTCTGTCAACCCATATAGTAACAACCACAATCCCCTGTTCTTCCTCATCATAGGACGGTAATGGTAAATTTCTTACACTCCTGCCAACCAGAGAATACGAAGGACCGGTTCCGCCTCCAGTACCAGTTCCTACTCCCCCACCTGCTCCACCACCACTTCCTGGTCCGCTTCCAGTACCACCACCTCCGCCATTACTCCCTTTTCCGCTACCTTTTCCTTGTCCCCAAGCATAATTTTTCAAACGTTCATCAATCTGGGTGTTTTGCTGATTTTCTTGTGAAGTAGATTGTGATGTTGGATTGCTAACATTATTTTCTTCCACTCGCTCAGTCGTGGTAGGTTGTCGATTTTCAGGAACAACATAATCTACAGGTTCGGTATTTTGCGTCAAAATTTGTTCGAGTGGTTTTGGATTCGAGGGAAGTTTATATTCCTCCGGATTATCAATAGCTGTCGAACTACTTTCACTTCCTCCACCACCTCCCCCTCCTACTTCGATCACTACCCCTTGCTCCTCGGGTAATGGCAAAGGAGTTCTGAAAGCCATTAAGAAAAGGAGCACTATGATCAACACTGTTATAAGTGCTGTCAAACCTGCCGACTTATATTGCTCGCTCGACATTTTCATGGTTTATCAGGTCTGGTTGCTAATATTACCTTATGGGTTGTATTATTTACTTTATTAATGTTGTTGACTATATCAATCACGTTGACAGCAAACTGAATAGGTACAGTTGCATCAGTTCTGAGAACCACGGAGGCATCCGTTTGCCCAGCAAGAGCGTTGACAATTCCACTTTTCAAACCTTTTTCATCCACTGGAATATTTTCGATATAATATTGATATTTTGCATCGATATACACATTTACAGCTCGTTTAGGTGCCATAACTCGTTCACTTTTACTGCTTGGCAGCAAAAGTTTAATTGCATTAGGGCTAATTAAAGTAGAAGTCAACATAAAAAAAATCAATAACAGAAAAACTAAATCACTCATAGAAGCGCTATTTACGTCAATCCCTCTTCTGTTTCGCATACGCAGATTCATAGGCACTACATTTTATTATGAAATAGGTTCATTTAATATATCCATAAATTCTGTAGCACGAGCTTCCAAGATAAAAACAATTTTTTCAATTCTTCCCACAATTATATTGTAAGCCAAGCTTGCTAGAATGCCCACAATAAGACCACCTACAGTTGTCACCATAGCTTCATAGATACCTCCCGAAAGCATGGAAATGTCGATGTTGTTTCCAGATTTTGAAAGGTTATAGAAAGCATTTATCATGCCTGTAACCGTACCCAAAAAGCCAATGGAAGGAGCCACACTGGCAATTGTTGAGAGAAAAGCTACGCTTTTTTCTAGCTTAGCTACTTCTAGTTTTCCCACATTTTCAATAGCTGCAGCAATATCTTCAAGGGGCCTTCCGATGCGAGAAACCCCTTTTTCTATCATCCGAGAAAGAGGTGTGTTACTAGCACGACACATGGCAAGAGCGGTATCTATTTTCCCATCTTTAATAAATTGCTTAATGTTCATCATAAATCCCTGATCTTCTTTACCTGCTTTATTGGTTACAAAGTACCTTTCAAAGAATATATACAAAACCAAAATTAGCAAAATACCTAGTACGATCATGATCGGCCCTCCCTTGAGGGTCAACTCCCAATACGAAAGGGTATCATACCCCTGTGAAGTTTGAACAACATTAGCGGTATCACTTACCACATTGTTTGTCTTATTTACCACAACATCTAGAAGAACTAGCAGATTCATAATTTTTGAAATTTACACAAAAATAACAGTTTATTTGATAACGATTTTTTTATGAAAATTATTTTTTTCGTGTTTTGTTGTTTTTTTAAAAAAAATTATATATTTGCACTGCAAAACGGTCCGGTAGTTCAGTTGGTTAGAATGCATGCCTGTCACGCATGAGGTCGCGGGTTCGAGCCCCGTCCGGACCGCTTAAATTTTTTAAAGCTTTCCTTCTTGTAATTTTTCGTTTTTCTCAACAACCTCTTTTTCAAGTTTCTCTTTGTAAGCAATGATTTTTTGTTGAATTTCAGAATCGGAAACACCAAGTATTTGAGTTGCTAAAATGGCAGCATTTTTAGCATTGTTCAAAGCCACGGTTGCAACTGGTATTCCGCTTGGCATCTGAAGAATAGAAAGCACAGAATCCCATCCATCCATAGAAATGCTCGACTTAATAGGTACACCTATTACAGGCAAAGGTGTAAGCGCAGCAATAACACCTGGTAAATGTGCAGCTCCTCCTGCTCCAGCGATAATCACTCCAATACCTCTTTTATGGGCATCGGATGCAAATTCGAAAAGTCGCTTTGGCGCTCGATGTGCCGAAAGAATTTGCAATTCGTAAGGAATACCAAAATTTTCCAACATTTCTGCTGCTTGTCTCATGATCGACAAATCTGAATCTGAACCCATTAAAATGCTAACTTTCTTACCCATAAGCGTAAAATTTTGCTCAAATGTAAAAAAAATAATAAATATGTTTTACACAAAATCCTTTTGTGTTGTTGTTGTTTAAAATAAAAGTTACTATACTGATTCATATTTAATGCCTTTACCCTATATCATAAATCTTAAAAAAAAATCATCACATTTTATTGTTCGTATCGCTCTTAATATTTTTCTGAAAAAAAAGAAAGTTATCTACTACTTGAAATTCAAATCTGATAACATAAGGTTTATCTTTGGCATGGTTATATTCTGCAAAAATCAAAATATTGCCATCAGAATATAAGATGTCAAATATGGACTCTTAAACCTGAATTAAAAGAAGATCAGATAGTTACTTTTGAATTAGGGGGAACGTCCGTTGTTATCCATGTGTTTCCTCCAATGATAGAATTTTGACCAATTCGAACTCTTCCCAAAATAGTAGCATTAGCATAAATGATGACATTGTCTTCTACTATGGGGTGGCGAGGTATACCTTTGACAGGATTTCCATTTTCATCCAAAGGAAAGCTTTTAGCACCTAATGTTACACCTTGGTATATTTTGACATTTTCACCTATTATCGTTGTCTCACCTATTACAATACCAGTGCCATGATCCATAGCAAAATATGGTCCTATCGTTGCACCTGGGTGTATATCAATTCCAGTTTTGGAATGAGCAAGTTCGGTCATCATTCGTGGGAGAATAGGAACATTCTGGACGTACAGTTGATGTGCTATCCTATAATGCATCATGGCAAGGAAACCTGGATAGCATAGGATAACCTCTCCATGATTTTTAGCAGCTGGGTCACCAAGAAAAGTTGCATGTGCATCTGTTATAAGCATTTCCTTAATAGTAGGCAGAGAATCCAAAAAAACCTCAACTTCCATCAATAATTTTGAAAAAAGTTTTTCATCATACTCGTCATTATTTAAGCCGTGATCATCACACCCATAACAAAATGATTTCTTAAGTAAGACCATCAGATTGCTTTTGGCTTCAAGTAACTTCGACAACAAAAAATCATTCAAAGCAACGGATTTTACAATATCTGTCGAAAAATAAGTAGGAAAAAGGATTTGTTTGCAGGTGCTGACAAATTCATCAACTTCTTTCCATTGTGGGAATATACCCGATGAACACTTTTGAATAAAAGGATATGTACTATCTATTCGATTAAGCTTCTTTATCAGCTGCTGCAAGTAGTTCATCTAATTTCACTTTTTCAGCAATTTCGTTATCAACTAGGATTCTACCACAATATTCACAAATCATTATTTTTTTATGCATGTTAATTTCCAATTGTCTTTGAGGTGGTATCTTGTTAAAACACCCACCACAAGCATCTCTTTCAATTTTCACAACTGCCAATCCATTTTTTACGCTCGAACGAATTCGTTGGTATGCTATTTTATATCTGTCGTCAAGATTATCCCATGCTTTTTCTCTAAGTTCGAGCAAAAATTTTTCTTCTTTTTCTGTTTCTTTGATAATTTCTTGTAGTTCTGCTTCTTTTTCCACAAGAATTTCTTCTTTCGAGGCTATTTCTTTTTTAACCTCTTCTATTTCAAATTTTATTTGTTCAATTCTAGACTTTGCTTCGCGAATATGTTTTTCGAAAAGTTCAATCTCCAGTTGCTGATATTCAATTTCCTTCGAAA
Coding sequences within it:
- the purE gene encoding 5-(carboxyamino)imidazole ribonucleotide mutase, with product MGKKVSILMGSDSDLSIMRQAAEMLENFGIPYELQILSAHRAPKRLFEFASDAHKRGIGVIIAGAGGAAHLPGVIAALTPLPVIGVPIKSSISMDGWDSVLSILQMPSGIPVATVALNNAKNAAILATQILGVSDSEIQQKIIAYKEKLEKEVVEKNEKLQEGKL
- a CDS encoding MotA/TolQ/ExbB proton channel family protein — encoded protein: MNLLVLLDVVVNKTNNVVSDTANVVQTSQGYDTLSYWELTLKGGPIMIVLGILLILVLYIFFERYFVTNKAGKEDQGFMMNIKQFIKDGKIDTALAMCRASNTPLSRMIEKGVSRIGRPLEDIAAAIENVGKLEVAKLEKSVAFLSTIASVAPSIGFLGTVTGMINAFYNLSKSGNNIDISMLSGGIYEAMVTTVGGLIVGILASLAYNIIVGRIEKIVFILEARATEFMDILNEPIS
- a CDS encoding serine acetyltransferase yields the protein MNYLQQLIKKLNRIDSTYPFIQKCSSGIFPQWKEVDEFVSTCKQILFPTYFSTDIVKSVALNDFLLSKLLEAKSNLMVLLKKSFCYGCDDHGLNNDEYDEKLFSKLLMEVEVFLDSLPTIKEMLITDAHATFLGDPAAKNHGEVILCYPGFLAMMHYRIAHQLYVQNVPILPRMMTELAHSKTGIDIHPGATIGPYFAMDHGTGIVIGETTIIGENVKIYQGVTLGAKSFPLDENGNPVKGIPRHPIVEDNVIIYANATILGRVRIGQNSIIGGNTWITTDVPPNSKVTI
- a CDS encoding C4-type zinc ribbon domain-containing protein, with the protein product MATSKKSTKTSSKDKKEKEKKATLDTLSSAEIKKTEQVIQDPVEKAVINKLVALYTLQNIDTQIDKIRIIRGELPLEVQDLRDSIDGLKTRLNNFIEEISEKEKFINHNKQSIEQSRLLIEKYNEDLKKIRNNREYESISKEIEYQQLEIELFEKHIREAKSRIEQIKFEIEEVKKEIASKEEILVEKEAELQEIIKETEKEEKFLLELREKAWDNLDDRYKIAYQRIRSSVKNGLAVVKIERDACGGCFNKIPPQRQLEINMHKKIMICEYCGRILVDNEIAEKVKLDELLAAADKEA
- a CDS encoding energy transducer TonB, which gives rise to MKMSSEQYKSAGLTALITVLIIVLLFLMAFRTPLPLPEEQGVVIEVGGGGGGGSESSSTAIDNPEEYKLPSNPKPLEQILTQNTEPVDYVVPENRQPTTTERVEENNVSNPTSQSTSQENQQNTQIDERLKNYAWGQGKGSGKGSNGGGGGTGSGPGSGGGAGGGVGTGTGGGTGPSYSLVGRSVRNLPLPSYDEEEQGIVVVTIWVDRDGNVTRAEPGAVGTTAKPGPLWDLAKEAALKARFNKDEDAPEIQRGTITYRFIRK
- a CDS encoding biopolymer transporter ExbD yields the protein MNLRMRNRRGIDVNSASMSDLVFLLLIFFMLTSTLISPNAIKLLLPSSKSERVMAPKRAVNVYIDAKYQYYIENIPVDEKGLKSGIVNALAGQTDASVVLRTDATVPIQFAVNVIDIVNNINKVNNTTHKVILATRPDKP
- the floA gene encoding flotillin-like protein FloA (flotillin-like protein involved in membrane lipid rafts), with translation MEVLFILLKSETGPILLMILGILVLLWLFFYLIPIGLWFNALISGVRISLIQLILMRWRKVPPRVIVDAMITSWKAGIKLNRDELEAHYLAGGRVKNVVRALISADKANIPLDFKAAAAIDLAGRDVFEAVQMSVNPKVISTPAVTAVAKDGIQLIVFARITVRANIKQLVGGAGEETIIARVGEGIVTAIGSSENHKEVMENPDKISKVVLARGLDAGTAFEILSIDIADINVGKNIGAILQMDQAQADKNIAQAKAEERRAMAVALEQEMKAEAQRARAKVIEAEAEIPKAIAEAFRTGNLGIMDYYRLKNIQADTTMRESIARPGQQDSSQQ
- a CDS encoding ATP-dependent Clp protease adaptor ClpS — protein: MVIEKRKKLEQNQDKEAIRSLYLINDNVNTFEYVLECLMSIFEFSEEQAYQITLITHLRGTCILKTGSPELLSQYQEELRSCNLSSKIE